Proteins from a genomic interval of Rosa chinensis cultivar Old Blush chromosome 2, RchiOBHm-V2, whole genome shotgun sequence:
- the LOC112189207 gene encoding GRAS family protein RAM1: protein MMMNSHCGSMGSIKSENSCSDFKPTSPNESTIMSEPPKKATSTTTTALSSSDMMNHSTTSLTPPSLNFPALKFELEGDVEVESPDHSIWESLFSEQFDTDFMVLSPVANTNNNLPNSPRTFGYNGQAIQGQTSFSGCSPPRFGSPPLGAFSRDNSKGKGLSPLRRVFNSPVNYIQQEPENLQSLPPASIEDFLDDYQRDGFVAAYSDPNLNPTTTCTSKMSGGGSNLSSQSYHNPMVSMDCNMSTTMQNPSRFSRSVSETSLVTACNSQMTQESRGGGAYQQMGSNCSAPLSQQLMHERQQEKQHMQMHPQKQHHNNHNYNLMAPSLPPVAPEPEQDSGLQLVHLLLACAEAVAKEDYMLARRYLHHLNQVVSALGDSMQRVAACFTEALSARLAATLTTNPSALAPKPFSPFPPNSLEILKIYQIVYQACPYVKFAHFTANQAIFEAFESEERVHVIDLDILQGYQWPAFMQALAARSGGAPFLRITGVGPCLEAVKETGRCLTELAISLHVPFEFHAVGEQLEDLKPHMFNRRIGEALAVNTVNRLHRVPGNCLGNLLAMIRDQAPNIVTLVEQEASHNGPYFLGRFLEALHYYSAIFDSLDATFPPDSAQRAKVEQYIFAPEIRNIVACEGAERTERHERLEKWRKIMEGKGFKSVPLSANAVTQSKILLGLYSCDGYRMTEDKGCLLLGWQDRSIMAASAWRC from the exons ATGATGATGAACTCTCATTGTGGGAGCATGGGTTCGATCAAGAGTGAGAACTCATGCAGCGATTTCAAACCAACTTCTCCCAACGAATCAACAATAATGTCCGAACCACCAAAGAAAGCTACGAGTACTACCACTACTGCTCTGTCTTCCTCCGACATGATGAATCACAGTACTACTAGCTTAACCCCACCGAGCCTCAACTTCCCAGCTCTCAAATTCGAGCTAGAAGGCGACGTCGAAGTTGAATCACCAGACCATTCCATATGGGAGTCGTTGTTTTCGGAACAATTTGATACTGATTTCATGGTGTTGTCCCCGGTGGCAAACACGAACAATAATCTACCCAACTCTCCTCGTACTTTCGGTTACAATGGTCAGGCGATTCAGGGACAGACTAGCTTTTCGGGCTGCTCTCCTCCTCGCTTTGGTTCACCTCCTCTCGGAGCTTTCAGCAGGGACAACAGCAAAGGAAAGGGACTAAGTCCACTCCGGAGGGTTTTCAACTCTCCCGTGAATTACATACAGCAAGAGCCGGAGAACCTGCAGTCACTACCACCAGCGTCAATCGAAGACTTCTTGGATGACTATCAAAGAGACGGCTTTGTAGCAGCGTATAGTGACCCTAACCTTAACCCAACAACCACATGCACATCAAAGATGTCAGGAGGAGGAAGCAATTTGTCCTCGCAATCTTATCACAACCCAATGGTTTCAATGGATTGCAACATGTCAACAACCATGCAAAACCCTTCCAGGTTTTCGCGATCGGTGAGCGAAACATCGTTAGTTACGGCGTGTAACTCTCAGATGACCCAAGAGTCGAGGGGGGGTGGAGCATATCAGCAGATGGGATCCAACTGTAGTGCACCGttatcacaacaattgatgcACGAACGCCAGCAAGAGAAGCAACACATGCAGATGCACCCACAAAAGCAACACCACAACAACCACAATTACAATTTGATGGCGCCTTCTCTTCCTCCTGTTGCACCTGAGCCG GAACAAGACAGTGGTCTCCAACTGGTTCATCTCCTTCTTGCTTGTGCAGAAGCTGTTGCGAAAGAAGATTACATGTTAGCAAGAAGGTATCTCCACCACCTCAATCAAGTGGTGTCGGCTCTTGGCGACTCCATGCAACGTGTTGCCGCCTGCTTCACAGAAGCCTTAAGCGCACGCCTTGCCGCAACTCTAACCACCAATCCAAGTGCTTTGGCGCCCAAGCCCTTCTCTCCTTTCCCTCCCAACTCCCTAGAAATCCTCAAGATATACCAAATTGTCTACCAAGCCTGCCCCTACGTCAAATTCGCTCACTTCACCGCTAACCAAGCCATTTTCGAGGCGTTTGAGTCCGAAGAACGTGTGCATGTTATTGACCTCGATATTCTTCAAGGTTATCAATGGCCAGCTTTCATGCAAGCCCTAGCAGCCCGATCGGGCGGTGCCCCATTTCTCCGAATAACTGGAGTCGGTCCATGCTTAGAGGCGGTGAAAGAGACGGGCCGGTGTTTGACTGAATTAGCAATCTCTCTTCACGTCCCCTTTGAGTTTCATGCAGTTGGAGAACAACTAGAAGACCTCAAACCACACATGTTCAACCGAAGAATAGGCGAAGCCCTAGCAGTGAACACCGTGAACCGTCTCCACCGCGTTCCGGGGAACTGTCTCGGCAACTTATTAGCCATGATCCGTGACCAAGCACCCAACATTGTGACCCTAGTGGAACAAGAGGCCAGCCACAATGGACCCTACTTTTTGGGCAGGTTCCTCGAAGCCCTACATTATTACTCGGCGATTTTCGACTCCTTGGACGCCACGTTCCCACCGGACTCGGCGCAAAGGGCTAAGGTGGAGCAGTACATATTTGCGCCGGAGATACGGAACATTGTAGCATGTGAAGGAGCGGAGAGGACGGAGAGGCACGAGAGGCTGGAGAAGTGGAGGAAAATAATGGAAGGGAAGGGTTTCAAAAGCGTGCCACTGAGTGCGAACGCGGTGACTCAGTCGAAGATATTGCTGGGTTTGTACTCGTGCGACGGCTATAGAATGACGGAGGACAAAGGTTGCTTGCTGTTGGGGTGGCAAGACCGGTCTATTATGGCGGCGTCTGCATGGAGATGCTAG
- the LOC112189466 gene encoding uncharacterized protein LOC112189466 — protein MNPVILFLISSMFFQSAILGGESARAVKGNSQIIVMGLVYCDICSNNTFSPHSYFIPGAEVKIDCVFKAVSPRIAEHISFSANRTTNRYGVYKLEIPSVEGIKCAEDSAIVSSCQASLMRSGSPACNVPGFKSTADEIAVKSKEANLCIYSLNALNFRPSRRDIALCGKKKIN, from the exons ATGAATCCAGTAATTCTCTTTCTTATTTCCTCTATGTTTTTTCAGTCAGCTATTCTGGGAGGTGAATCAGCAAGGGCAGTAAAAGGTAACTCCCAGATTATTGTAATGGGCCTTGTTTACTGTGACATCTGCTCCAACAACACCTTCTCCCCTCACAGCTACTTCATTCCAG GTGCTGAGGTTAAAATAGATTGCGTATTCAAAGCAGTGTCACCAAGAATTGCAGAACACATATCATTCTCAGCGAATAGAACTACAAACAGGTATGGGGTGTACAAGTTGGAAATCCCATCAGTTGAGGGAATCAAATGTGCAGAAGATTCTGCGATAGTTTCTTCCTGCcaggcaagcttaatgcggagTGGATCTCCAGCTTGTAATGTTCCTGGTTTCAAATCCACAGCAGATGAAATAGCAGTCAAATCAAAGGAAGCTAATCTCTGCATCTACAGCCTCAATGCTTTGAATTTCAGACCATCAAGGAGAGACATTgccttatgtggcaagaaaaaaattaattag